Proteins found in one Brevibacillus brevis genomic segment:
- a CDS encoding HD-GYP domain-containing protein, which yields MRQKTDFAVWIKGIVVKVGFVIAAIYIFYTSSSEWAAREHWGVISTYTLLTIFSCFAPVRISNTILTVNNAVIFSGILLYGVWVGVWAAVIESLIIAFLVRFNPLKAIINIGQLLMTIWTVAFLKDWIEGFGTVSPIISDLFLAVVYWFVNLTLCGLGISYFHQMTWARTVKMMAKGFTSTYLLLLILAGVGSRLVELYGPLTLIPMMIAFITISYVFHHYYDNLQRLQQKVEEVKSFNHNFLTTMAASIDARDRYTSGHSQRVAYWGREIARDIGLAERKVEDVYIGGILHDIGKIGIEDEILNKKGKLTPEEYDKIKQHTVIGYEIILQAGMFNELLPAIRSHHERIDGRGYPDGLAGDEIPLMARILAISDAFDAMVADRPYRKGLPVEEALQEIRRGSGTQFDPILAEHFIRIVQRLPCEELQSIIGIESIPQKQLQEAIR from the coding sequence ATGCGACAAAAAACTGATTTTGCGGTTTGGATAAAAGGGATTGTTGTCAAGGTTGGCTTTGTCATTGCAGCAATCTATATTTTTTACACATCTTCATCTGAATGGGCTGCTCGTGAGCATTGGGGGGTAATATCTACCTACACCCTCCTGACCATTTTTTCCTGTTTTGCTCCCGTGCGTATATCTAATACGATTTTAACAGTGAACAATGCTGTCATCTTTTCGGGTATCTTGTTGTACGGAGTTTGGGTCGGAGTATGGGCTGCTGTTATTGAATCTTTAATCATTGCTTTCCTGGTAAGGTTTAATCCGCTAAAAGCAATTATTAACATTGGGCAATTGTTAATGACTATATGGACAGTAGCGTTTTTGAAGGATTGGATCGAGGGCTTTGGAACTGTTTCTCCCATTATTAGCGATTTGTTTTTGGCTGTTGTGTATTGGTTTGTGAACCTGACTTTATGTGGATTGGGTATCTCCTATTTTCATCAAATGACCTGGGCGCGAACCGTAAAGATGATGGCAAAAGGCTTTACCTCGACTTACTTGTTGCTTTTGATTCTTGCCGGGGTAGGTTCACGATTAGTAGAGTTATATGGTCCGTTAACACTAATTCCTATGATGATTGCGTTTATTACGATCAGCTACGTATTTCATCATTACTATGACAATCTTCAAAGGCTTCAGCAAAAAGTAGAAGAGGTCAAATCATTCAATCACAACTTCTTAACGACGATGGCTGCTTCCATTGACGCACGAGATCGATACACAAGTGGACATTCTCAGCGTGTAGCTTACTGGGGAAGAGAAATTGCGAGAGATATTGGTTTGGCCGAACGAAAAGTGGAGGATGTTTATATCGGGGGAATCCTGCACGACATTGGAAAAATCGGTATCGAAGACGAAATTCTTAATAAAAAAGGAAAGCTCACTCCCGAAGAGTATGACAAGATCAAGCAGCACACGGTCATTGGCTACGAGATCATTTTGCAAGCAGGGATGTTCAATGAATTGCTTCCTGCGATTCGCTCCCATCATGAGCGTATAGATGGCAGGGGATATCCGGATGGTTTAGCCGGGGATGAGATTCCGCTGATGGCGAGAATTTTAGCCATTTCTGATGCTTTCGATGCGATGGTTGCGGACAGGCCTTATCGAAAAGGATTGCCCGTGGAGGAAGCGCTTCAAGAAATCAGACGGGGTTCTGGTACCCAATTTGATCCGATATTGGCGGAGCATTTTATCAGAATCGTTCAGCGACTGCCGTGCGAAGAATTACAGAGCATTATCGGAATAGAGTCCATCCCACAAAAACAGTTACAGGAGGCAATCAGATGA
- a CDS encoding argininosuccinate synthase, with protein sequence MAKEKIVLAYSGGLDTSVAIKWLQDTYNYDVIAVALDVGEGKDLDFVQKKALQVGALKSIVVDAKDAFAEEFVLPALKANAMYEGKYPLVSALSRYLISRVLVEIAEKEGAVAVAHGCTGKGNDQVRFDVSFTALNPDIKIVAPVREWGWTRDEEIEYAKKNNIPIPIDLDNPYSIDQNLWGRSCECGVLEDPWAAPPEGAYDLTKSITDAPDEAEEIEITFVQGKPTALNGEELPLAELILKLNKIAGNHGVGRIDHVENRLVGIKSREVYETPAATTLILAHRELEFLTQPREVAQFKPIVEQKLAQVIYEGLWYSPIRNAVQAFIEETQKHVTGVVRVKLHKGHAIVVGRTSASSLYSHELATYNAGDQFDHKAALGFIKLWGLPTKVYAQVNEGVLHENKNTAIKILDEKDAIKQ encoded by the coding sequence ATGGCAAAAGAAAAAATTGTGTTGGCCTATTCAGGCGGTTTAGATACATCGGTAGCAATTAAATGGTTGCAAGATACGTATAACTACGATGTCATTGCAGTTGCATTGGATGTAGGGGAAGGGAAAGACCTCGATTTCGTACAGAAAAAAGCATTGCAGGTAGGGGCATTGAAATCAATCGTAGTGGATGCCAAAGATGCATTCGCAGAGGAATTCGTATTGCCAGCCCTGAAGGCAAACGCGATGTACGAAGGCAAATATCCATTGGTGTCTGCACTGTCGCGTTACCTGATTTCGCGCGTGCTGGTTGAAATCGCGGAAAAAGAAGGCGCGGTAGCTGTCGCACACGGTTGCACAGGAAAAGGAAACGACCAGGTGCGCTTTGATGTTTCCTTCACAGCGCTGAACCCGGATATCAAAATCGTTGCGCCGGTTCGTGAATGGGGCTGGACGCGTGACGAAGAGATCGAATATGCGAAAAAGAACAATATCCCGATCCCAATCGATCTGGACAATCCATACAGCATTGACCAAAACCTGTGGGGCAGAAGCTGCGAGTGCGGTGTTCTGGAAGATCCTTGGGCTGCTCCTCCAGAAGGTGCATACGATCTGACGAAGTCGATCACGGATGCACCAGACGAAGCAGAAGAAATTGAAATCACTTTCGTACAAGGGAAGCCAACTGCATTGAACGGCGAAGAGCTCCCACTGGCTGAGTTGATTCTCAAGCTGAACAAAATTGCTGGAAATCATGGTGTAGGCCGTATCGACCATGTGGAAAATCGTTTGGTGGGCATCAAATCTCGTGAAGTTTACGAGACACCGGCTGCGACTACTTTGATTTTGGCGCACCGTGAGCTGGAATTCTTGACCCAACCTCGTGAGGTCGCTCAATTTAAACCGATTGTCGAGCAAAAACTGGCGCAAGTGATTTACGAGGGTCTCTGGTATTCGCCAATTCGTAATGCTGTCCAGGCATTTATTGAAGAAACGCAAAAACACGTAACGGGTGTCGTACGCGTGAAGCTGCACAAAGGACATGCGATTGTTGTAGGCCGTACCTCTGCATCGTCTCTCTACAGCCATGAGCTGGCGACTTACAATGCAGGTGACCAATTCGACCACAAAGCAGCACTCGGTTTCATCAAGCTGTGGGGTCTTCCTACAAAGGTATATGCACAGGTGAACGAGGGTGTACTGCACGAAAATAAAAACACAGCCATTAAGATTTTGGATGAAAAGGATGCGATCAAGCAATGA
- a CDS encoding histidine phosphatase family protein — protein MKTIYLVRHCQAAGQEPDAQLTEKGEVQARELATFFAGSPVDRIISSPYHRAVATIQPLAQERGIVIEEDTRLVERVLSGVPREDWFERLRDTFDDLTLEFEGGESSLTAINRANSLLTEILADEHKDIVLVSHGCLLALLMKSIDDRFGFHDWEKLSNPDVFKLTCHLESREIVRIWS, from the coding sequence ATGAAAACAATTTATTTGGTCCGTCATTGTCAGGCTGCTGGCCAAGAACCCGATGCCCAGCTCACGGAAAAGGGAGAAGTACAAGCTCGGGAGCTTGCCACCTTCTTCGCAGGTTCCCCCGTTGATCGAATCATTTCGAGTCCGTATCATCGGGCGGTTGCCACCATCCAACCACTTGCACAGGAACGCGGAATCGTGATTGAAGAAGATACCCGTTTGGTCGAGCGCGTTCTTAGCGGAGTACCACGTGAGGATTGGTTCGAGCGACTGCGCGATACGTTCGATGATCTGACTCTTGAATTCGAAGGTGGCGAATCCAGTCTTACTGCTATAAATCGGGCAAATTCGTTGCTCACTGAGATTTTGGCAGACGAGCATAAAGATATTGTGCTTGTCAGCCACGGATGCCTGCTGGCCTTGCTCATGAAATCAATAGATGACCGCTTTGGCTTTCACGATTGGGAGAAATTAAGCAATCCAGATGTCTTCAAACTTACCTGCCATTTAGAATCCAGAGAGATCGTCCGCATATGGTCGTAA
- the argH gene encoding argininosuccinate lyase translates to MKLWGGRFTKPTNQLVEEYTASISFDQKMWRQDIVGSLAHVAMLGKCGILPMEEVRQIIAGLKKVKEKIERGQAEFLVAHEDVHMNIEKMLIEEIGPVGGKLHTGRSRNDQVALDMHLYLREKLMEIIQLAMYLQEALLEQASQHLDTVMPGYTHLQRAQPVLFGYHLMAYVSMLQRDIERMTETWKRVNVLPLGAGALAGTTFPIDRTFVAELLQFDGIYQNSMDAVSDRDFIVEFLADASLVMTHLSRLCEELVIWSSQEFSFVELDDAFCTGSSIMPQKKNPDVAELVRGKTGRVYGNLFGLLTVLKGLPLAYNKDMQEDKEGMFDTVATIHGALALLTPMMKTMQVKADRMRQAVTNDFSNATDLADYLVRKDMPFRQAHEVVGRTVLYCIEQQKYLLDLTLEEFQSFSEAIGADVYDALAVETVVNARNVLGGTARNQVEVQIDWYRKQLVETHAWVDKNSQKVMIESLIDVGSPA, encoded by the coding sequence ATGAAACTCTGGGGAGGACGCTTCACGAAGCCGACGAATCAACTCGTAGAAGAGTATACTGCTTCTATTTCTTTCGACCAGAAAATGTGGCGACAGGACATCGTCGGAAGCCTGGCTCATGTTGCCATGTTGGGCAAGTGCGGCATCCTGCCGATGGAGGAAGTAAGACAGATCATCGCTGGCTTGAAAAAAGTAAAAGAGAAAATTGAGCGCGGGCAAGCTGAGTTTCTCGTTGCGCACGAAGATGTGCATATGAATATTGAAAAGATGCTGATTGAAGAGATCGGTCCGGTGGGGGGCAAACTCCACACCGGCCGCAGCCGCAATGATCAGGTTGCGTTGGATATGCACCTGTACCTCAGAGAAAAGCTGATGGAGATTATCCAATTGGCGATGTATTTGCAAGAAGCATTGCTTGAGCAAGCCAGCCAGCATCTCGATACCGTCATGCCCGGGTATACACATTTGCAACGTGCGCAACCGGTATTGTTTGGTTATCACTTGATGGCGTATGTGTCCATGCTGCAACGCGATATCGAACGGATGACCGAGACTTGGAAGCGTGTGAATGTGCTGCCGCTTGGAGCAGGTGCCCTCGCAGGTACGACATTCCCGATCGACCGCACATTTGTAGCGGAATTGCTGCAATTTGACGGAATCTATCAAAACAGCATGGATGCAGTGAGTGATCGCGATTTCATCGTCGAATTTTTGGCAGACGCTTCTTTGGTCATGACCCATCTTTCCCGTCTGTGCGAAGAACTCGTCATCTGGAGCAGTCAGGAATTCTCCTTTGTAGAGCTAGACGATGCATTTTGCACGGGGTCCAGTATCATGCCGCAAAAGAAAAATCCTGATGTAGCAGAGCTGGTTCGCGGAAAAACAGGGCGTGTTTACGGCAATCTGTTTGGATTGTTGACCGTATTGAAAGGATTGCCGCTGGCTTACAACAAGGACATGCAAGAAGATAAAGAAGGCATGTTCGATACGGTAGCTACCATTCATGGTGCACTAGCGTTGCTCACGCCGATGATGAAGACGATGCAAGTCAAAGCAGATCGCATGCGTCAAGCAGTTACCAACGATTTTTCCAATGCGACAGACTTGGCAGATTACTTGGTTCGCAAAGACATGCCGTTCCGTCAGGCGCATGAAGTCGTAGGAAGAACTGTCTTGTACTGCATCGAGCAGCAAAAATATCTTCTTGATTTGACCTTGGAAGAATTCCAGAGCTTCTCAGAGGCTATTGGGGCAGATGTGTATGACGCTCTAGCTGTTGAGACCGTCGTCAATGCACGCAACGTGCTGGGTGGGACCGCTCGTAATCAGGTAGAAGTCCAAATAGATTGGTACCGCAAGCAACTGGTAGAAACACATGCTTGGGTGGACAAAAACAGTCAAAAGGTCATGATCGAATCCTTGATCGATGTCGGTTCACCTGCATAA
- a CDS encoding DUF5317 domain-containing protein, whose protein sequence is MLLDVIALSFLVALLRGGRIKELPKFNQKKLLIVTILLQACAAFFPTIGGIFISIAYVFILAFLVFNREFEDMRIFLIGWFLNAIAIWSNNGKMPIDLVQAAKLPYDLEPVINGTNFKHSVLTESSNFPFLTDVIYMPSFIPRIISIGDIFIMLGAFLLVQRLMNKPISLLQLREGKSYATKN, encoded by the coding sequence ATGCTATTGGATGTAATTGCCCTATCTTTTCTCGTAGCATTGCTGCGAGGGGGAAGAATCAAAGAATTACCTAAGTTCAACCAAAAGAAACTTCTTATCGTTACCATATTGCTGCAGGCTTGTGCAGCCTTCTTCCCTACGATCGGTGGCATTTTCATATCGATCGCGTATGTGTTTATTTTGGCCTTCCTCGTTTTTAATCGAGAATTTGAAGATATGCGGATTTTTTTAATCGGCTGGTTTCTGAATGCGATTGCAATTTGGTCTAACAATGGAAAAATGCCAATCGATTTAGTTCAAGCAGCAAAGCTCCCTTATGATTTAGAGCCAGTTATAAACGGAACGAATTTCAAGCATAGTGTATTGACGGAAAGTTCAAATTTTCCGTTTTTGACGGATGTCATTTACATGCCATCTTTCATTCCTCGGATTATTAGCATCGGCGATATTTTTATTATGTTAGGTGCCTTTTTACTTGTTCAGCGATTGATGAATAAACCGATTTCATTACTACAACTTCGCGAAGGTAAAAGTTATGCGACAAAAAACTGA